One region of Olleya sp. Hel_I_94 genomic DNA includes:
- a CDS encoding TonB-dependent receptor has translation MKNLFLFLTLLVLSVSVNAQDKKTVESDSTKITKLDEVLLSATRAKDKTPVAFSNITKEELESINLGQDLPVLLDQLPSVVTTSDAGAGVGYTGIRVRGSDATRVNVTINGIPYNDQESQGTFWVNMPDFVSSVEDIQLQRGVGTSTNGSGAFGASLNLKTLNPSTDGYATTTNAVGSFGTRKHNISIGSGIKNNFYAEARLSNIQSDGYIDRARADLNSYYTEAGFVNEKTSIKAIVFGGKEETYQSWYGTPEAVVNNDLEGIQAFIDRNYPSDAEAENLLNSGRTYNYYTYDNEIDSYQQTHYQLHASHQFNSIFSANISGNFTTGKGYYEQYKDGEELGDYFPNNVNASDEGDVIRRRWLDNNFTAIVYSLNYKKDKLNLYLGGGYNSYKGDHFGEVIWDSFETPIPVRSNYYFSYGDKQDFNTYLKAEYNINSNLFALLDLQYRTVDYESVGTSSDLLDINVKETYNFFNPKMGLTYRINNNSNVYGSYAVGNREPNRDDLTKNPIKPVSEQLHDFEFGYKLQNSKFYLNANLYYMDYKDQLVLTGDLDDVGDPIRQNVADSYRAGIEIQTGYKLSDQFRIDANATFSQNKIKAFDYVVYDTQYDPSTFDTVSYDAVVTTYNDTDISFSPNVIFGSTLTYSPIKNANIALLSKYVGQQYLDNTSSDSKSMDGYFVNNLNVSYRIKPTWIKEIAFNVLVNNVFNNKYVSNGYTYSYFYRPENSNDAPITENFYYPQATTNFLAGVTLKF, from the coding sequence ATGAAAAATTTATTTCTTTTTTTAACACTATTAGTGTTATCGGTCAGTGTTAACGCACAAGACAAAAAAACAGTTGAGTCGGACTCTACAAAAATCACAAAACTTGATGAAGTGTTACTATCTGCTACTAGAGCAAAGGATAAGACACCAGTAGCTTTTTCAAACATCACAAAAGAAGAGTTAGAATCTATAAATCTTGGTCAGGATTTACCAGTATTATTAGATCAATTACCATCTGTAGTAACAACAAGTGATGCAGGAGCAGGTGTTGGTTATACAGGGATTAGAGTTAGAGGTAGTGATGCGACACGTGTCAATGTGACTATCAACGGAATACCTTACAATGACCAAGAAAGTCAAGGGACATTCTGGGTTAATATGCCTGATTTTGTAAGTTCTGTTGAGGATATTCAATTACAACGTGGTGTTGGAACATCTACCAATGGATCTGGTGCTTTTGGAGCTAGCTTAAACTTAAAAACACTTAATCCATCGACTGATGGTTATGCTACAACAACTAACGCAGTAGGTAGTTTTGGAACTAGAAAACATAATATTAGTATTGGTTCTGGAATTAAAAATAATTTTTATGCTGAAGCTAGATTATCCAATATACAAAGTGATGGATATATTGATAGAGCTAGAGCAGACTTAAATAGTTATTATACAGAAGCTGGTTTTGTTAACGAAAAAACATCCATAAAAGCTATTGTTTTTGGAGGAAAAGAAGAGACTTACCAGTCTTGGTACGGAACACCAGAAGCAGTTGTTAATAACGATTTAGAAGGAATTCAGGCTTTTATTGATAGAAATTATCCAAGTGATGCAGAAGCTGAAAATTTATTAAATTCAGGAAGAACTTATAATTACTACACTTATGATAATGAAATTGATAGCTATCAACAAACACATTATCAATTACATGCTTCTCACCAATTTAACTCTATATTTTCTGCTAATATTTCTGGTAATTTTACAACAGGTAAAGGTTATTATGAACAATATAAAGATGGTGAGGAATTAGGTGACTATTTCCCAAATAATGTAAATGCTTCAGACGAAGGTGATGTCATTAGAAGACGTTGGTTAGATAATAACTTTACAGCAATTGTATATTCACTTAACTATAAAAAGGATAAGTTAAATTTATATTTAGGTGGTGGATATAATTCTTATAAAGGGGATCATTTTGGTGAAGTTATCTGGGATTCATTTGAAACACCAATACCTGTAAGAAGCAATTATTATTTTAGTTATGGAGATAAACAAGATTTTAATACGTACTTAAAAGCCGAGTATAATATCAATTCAAATTTATTTGCATTACTAGATTTACAATATAGAACGGTTGATTATGAGTCTGTTGGAACAAGCTCAGATTTACTAGATATTAATGTAAAAGAAACGTATAATTTTTTCAATCCAAAAATGGGATTAACCTACAGGATTAATAATAATAGTAATGTGTATGGATCTTACGCTGTAGGTAACAGAGAGCCAAATCGTGACGATTTAACAAAAAATCCAATCAAGCCAGTATCGGAACAGTTACATGATTTTGAGTTTGGTTATAAATTACAAAATTCTAAGTTTTACTTAAACGCTAATTTATACTATATGGATTATAAAGATCAATTAGTGTTAACAGGAGATTTAGATGATGTTGGTGATCCAATCAGACAAAATGTAGCAGATAGTTACAGAGCTGGTATCGAGATACAAACAGGATATAAATTATCGGATCAATTTAGGATTGATGCTAATGCAACTTTTAGTCAAAACAAAATTAAAGCGTTTGATTATGTCGTTTATGACACGCAGTATGACCCTAGCACATTTGATACAGTATCTTATGATGCTGTTGTGACAACTTATAATGATACAGATATCTCATTTTCGCCAAACGTAATTTTTGGTAGTACATTAACCTACTCGCCAATTAAAAATGCTAACATCGCTTTATTATCTAAGTACGTTGGGCAACAATATTTAGACAACACGTCAAGTGATAGTAAAAGTATGGATGGCTATTTTGTAAATAACTTAAATGTGTCTTATCGTATCAAACCAACTTGGATTAAAGAGATCGCTTTTAATGTATTGGTTAACAATGTGTTTAATAATAAATATGTGTCTAATGGTTATACGTATAGCTATTTTTATAGACCAGAAAACTCTAATGATGCACCAATCACAGAAAATTTTTATTACCCACAAGCAACCACTAACTTTTTAGCAGGTGTAACCTTAAAATTTTAA
- the arfB gene encoding alternative ribosome rescue aminoacyl-tRNA hydrolase ArfB, which produces MLDKQALEKEFNLKAIRSSGSGGQHVNKVATKIELSFSINDSVVLANDQKERIISKLATRLTKDQVLLLQCGDTRSQLKNKGIIIKRAIAILQQALQVDPERKPTKIPRAVIRKRLKNKKHNSDIKANRKKPKIE; this is translated from the coding sequence GTGTTAGACAAACAAGCTTTAGAGAAAGAATTTAACCTTAAAGCTATCAGAAGTTCTGGTAGTGGTGGACAGCATGTCAATAAGGTTGCTACTAAAATAGAGTTAAGTTTTTCTATTAATGATTCTGTAGTTCTTGCAAACGACCAAAAAGAACGGATTATATCAAAATTAGCAACTAGGCTAACTAAAGATCAGGTATTATTATTGCAATGTGGAGACACTAGAAGTCAATTAAAAAATAAAGGGATTATTATAAAACGTGCAATTGCTATTTTACAACAAGCTTTACAAGTAGATCCAGAGCGTAAACCAACCAAAATCCCAAGAGCAGTTATTCGTAAACGCTTAAAAAACAAAAAACACAACTCAGATATAAAAGCTAATCGAAAAAAACCAAAAATAGAGTAG
- a CDS encoding DUF4301 family protein, with product MMQFNSSDKIFIEKKGLTLKKVEQQLQLLKTGLPFINLERAATIEDGILKFSEQEKSGLIKVYDAQKEAIKIVKFVPASGAATRMFKFLFDFIKDFKPKKQSINAYVNKFKASELSLFFIGLEKLPFYNLVITYLKSQNKNYNKLSNDEKLVAFIKAILNDDQLAFSAFPKGLLPFHKYKNHLASAFEEHLFEAALYSTSNGKASLHFTISEKHKEKFDAEFARIQQIVESKTNTKFDISFSYQKESTDTIAVSAKNEIVREDNHELYFRPSGHGALLENLNDFDADIIFIKNIDNVVVYKYEEEVAKSKKMLAGLLINIKKQAFKYAKDLDTKQLSHEDIVEIAEFLICKMNVVISPEFEKYSTAYQIDYLKNKLDRPIRICGMVENEGEPGGGPFWVKDEGANLSLQIVESAQINKKDKEQKNILKKATHFNPVDIVCSIKNYKGETYDLQKFVDHQTTFITMKTKVGKDIKALELPGLWNGSMSNWNTIFVEVPLVTFNPVKTVNDLLKPTHQVL from the coding sequence ATGATGCAGTTTAATAGTTCAGATAAAATTTTCATAGAAAAAAAAGGATTAACACTTAAAAAGGTAGAGCAACAATTACAGTTGCTTAAAACAGGATTACCCTTCATTAATTTAGAAAGAGCAGCAACTATTGAAGACGGAATACTTAAGTTTTCTGAGCAAGAGAAATCGGGTTTAATAAAGGTTTATGATGCTCAAAAAGAAGCAATCAAAATTGTCAAATTTGTTCCTGCTTCTGGAGCAGCGACCAGGATGTTTAAATTTTTATTTGATTTTATCAAGGATTTTAAGCCTAAAAAGCAAAGTATAAATGCTTATGTAAATAAATTTAAGGCTTCAGAGTTATCTTTATTTTTTATTGGGTTAGAAAAACTACCTTTTTATAATCTAGTAATAACCTATTTAAAGTCACAAAACAAAAACTATAATAAATTATCAAACGATGAAAAATTGGTTGCGTTTATCAAAGCTATTTTAAACGATGATCAATTAGCTTTTAGTGCTTTTCCAAAAGGATTATTACCGTTTCATAAATATAAAAATCATTTAGCAAGCGCTTTTGAGGAGCATTTATTTGAGGCTGCATTGTACTCGACCTCAAATGGTAAAGCTTCTCTTCATTTTACTATTTCAGAAAAACATAAAGAAAAGTTTGATGCTGAGTTTGCTAGAATTCAACAAATAGTTGAAAGCAAAACCAATACTAAATTTGATATTTCTTTTTCTTATCAAAAAGAATCTACAGATACAATAGCAGTTTCAGCAAAAAATGAAATTGTTAGAGAGGACAATCACGAGCTATATTTTAGACCATCTGGTCATGGTGCTTTACTTGAAAACCTAAACGACTTTGATGCTGACATTATTTTTATTAAAAATATTGATAATGTTGTAGTTTATAAATATGAAGAAGAAGTCGCTAAGTCTAAAAAAATGCTAGCAGGTTTATTGATTAATATAAAAAAGCAAGCGTTTAAGTATGCCAAAGATTTAGATACAAAGCAATTGTCGCATGAGGATATAGTTGAAATCGCAGAGTTTTTGATTTGTAAAATGAATGTTGTAATTTCTCCTGAATTTGAAAAATATTCTACAGCATATCAAATAGATTATTTAAAAAATAAACTAGACAGACCAATCCGTATTTGTGGTATGGTTGAAAACGAAGGAGAGCCAGGAGGAGGTCCATTTTGGGTTAAAGATGAAGGTGCAAATCTGTCTTTGCAAATAGTAGAATCTGCTCAAATTAACAAAAAGGATAAAGAACAAAAAAACATCTTAAAAAAAGCGACGCATTTTAATCCTGTAGACATTGTTTGTAGTATAAAAAACTATAAAGGCGAAACGTATGATCTTCAAAAATTTGTTGACCACCAAACAACTTTTATTACTATGAAAACAAAAGTTGGAAAAGATATTAAAGCGTTAGAGTTGCCAGGACTTTGGAACGGAAGTATGTCCAATTGGAATACTATTTTTGTGGAAGTACCTTTAGTTACCTTCAATCCAGTAAAAACGGTTAATGACTTACTAAAACCAACACATCAAGTCTTATAA
- a CDS encoding AAA family ATPase, whose product MEKTLEQQPANCVKIVLFGPESTGKTTLSQQLARHYHSVWVPEYARDYLQNKWNNKRKTCETHDLLPIAMGQMSMENRLAKKTESVLICDTDLLETKVYSETYYSGTCNPVLEKYAIKNTYDLYFLTYIDTPWEADDLRDKPEEREAMFETFKSTLIKYNRPYVLLKGDKKTRLQLAIKHIDLLLAKHNDAV is encoded by the coding sequence ATGGAAAAAACACTTGAACAGCAACCTGCAAACTGTGTAAAAATAGTTTTGTTTGGACCAGAATCTACTGGAAAAACGACGTTATCTCAACAATTAGCTAGGCATTATCATTCCGTTTGGGTACCTGAATACGCTAGAGATTATTTACAAAATAAATGGAATAACAAACGTAAAACCTGCGAAACTCACGATTTACTTCCAATAGCTATGGGTCAAATGAGTATGGAAAACCGTTTGGCGAAAAAGACAGAATCTGTACTAATTTGTGATACTGATTTATTAGAGACTAAAGTATACTCTGAAACCTATTACTCTGGGACTTGCAATCCAGTTTTAGAAAAATATGCTATAAAAAATACTTATGATTTATACTTTTTAACGTATATTGATACACCTTGGGAAGCGGATGATTTAAGGGACAAGCCTGAAGAAAGAGAAGCAATGTTTGAAACGTTTAAATCTACATTAATAAAATATAATCGACCTTATGTATTATTAAAAGGAGATAAGAAAACAAGATTACAATTAGCCATAAAACATATAGATTTATTATTAGCAAAACATAATGATGCAGTTTAA
- the pnuC gene encoding nicotinamide riboside transporter PnuC has protein sequence MSHIFDFLFGQYFEYETTDVVLEIIAVIFGFLSVLFSKQNKIWVFPTGMISTLIFVYLLLKWGLLGDMMINAYYFVMSVYGWYIWTRKVDDQHVTPISVTTKKEKKLSVIIFLATMLFVFVVYKTFDKWTSWVAYVDTITTAIFFVGMWLMAKRKIENWIYWIIGDIISVPLYFYKGFTFTCFQYLGFTVIAIFGYLQWKKHLNSNLQTV, from the coding sequence ATGAGCCACATTTTTGATTTCCTTTTTGGGCAATATTTTGAATACGAAACAACAGATGTGGTTTTAGAGATTATTGCTGTAATTTTTGGTTTTTTATCTGTATTGTTTTCTAAACAAAATAAAATTTGGGTGTTTCCTACAGGTATGATAAGTACCTTAATTTTTGTGTATTTATTATTAAAATGGGGTCTGTTAGGCGATATGATGATTAACGCTTATTATTTTGTAATGAGTGTTTATGGTTGGTATATATGGACAAGAAAAGTGGACGATCAACACGTTACACCTATTTCTGTTACCACAAAAAAGGAAAAAAAATTAAGTGTAATTATTTTTTTAGCAACTATGTTATTTGTGTTTGTAGTTTATAAAACATTTGATAAGTGGACTAGTTGGGTAGCATATGTTGATACCATTACTACTGCAATATTTTTTGTTGGTATGTGGTTGATGGCTAAACGTAAAATTGAAAACTGGATTTACTGGATTATAGGAGATATTATCTCTGTTCCTTTATATTTTTATAAAGGATTTACGTTTACTTGTTTTCAGTATTTAGGATTTACAGTAATTGCAATATTTGGTTATTTACAATGGAAAAAACACTTGAACAGCAACCTGCAAACTGTGTAA
- a CDS encoding geranylgeranylglyceryl/heptaprenylglyceryl phosphate synthase translates to MSVYNDILSAKAKQEKLLAILIDPDKFDIKLLSLFANKINHSVITHVFVGGSTVELEVTQKLVAALKPLTKLPIVLFPGDVTQISKDADAILFLSLISGRNPKYLIEKQIEAVSILKNTDLEVIPTGYILIENGKETAVQKVTKTKPIPTALHTLVADTAKAGELMGKKIIYLEAGSGALHPVPLQMIKFVKQDLTIPLIVGGGIRSKQQLDNAYSAGADLVVIGTAFEENHDFFEELKL, encoded by the coding sequence ATGAGTGTTTACAACGACATACTTTCCGCGAAAGCGAAACAAGAAAAATTATTAGCTATACTAATTGATCCTGATAAATTTGATATTAAATTATTATCGCTATTTGCCAATAAAATTAATCACTCTGTAATAACACATGTTTTTGTTGGTGGTAGTACAGTTGAGTTGGAAGTGACGCAAAAATTAGTTGCTGCTCTAAAACCACTAACTAAATTACCCATTGTGCTATTTCCTGGTGATGTAACGCAAATATCAAAGGATGCTGACGCTATCTTGTTTTTGTCCTTAATTTCTGGTCGAAACCCTAAATATTTAATCGAAAAACAAATTGAAGCGGTTTCTATTTTAAAAAATACCGACTTGGAGGTTATTCCAACTGGTTATATTTTGATTGAAAATGGAAAAGAAACTGCGGTCCAAAAAGTAACAAAAACTAAACCGATCCCAACTGCTTTGCATACTTTAGTTGCTGATACAGCAAAAGCTGGTGAATTAATGGGTAAAAAAATTATTTATTTAGAAGCTGGAAGTGGAGCATTACATCCTGTACCATTACAAATGATTAAGTTTGTGAAACAAGATTTAACAATCCCTTTAATAGTTGGAGGTGGTATTAGAAGCAAACAACAATTGGATAACGCTTATAGTGCAGGAGCAGATTTAGTAGTAATTGGTACTGCTTTTGAAGAAAACCATGACTTTTTTGAAGAATTAAAACTATAA
- a CDS encoding 4'-phosphopantetheinyl transferase family protein produces the protein MPLYKTLTPNSQTTVKIWKIEESYDQLINGLDLKPESLDRVLGMKSELHQRGFLSVRHLLNAFGYTDHDLFYDANGKPHLKDGKHISITHSFTFSGVIISDTEVGIDIERQRQKIAVIAKKFVAYEFEYLDKEASDYINKLTVIWGIKESLYKLFATPGMLFKEHFLVIPFSIIDAQTVCWIDYKGLKKRYTANYLEFEGFTCAYVIE, from the coding sequence ATGCCTCTATATAAAACCCTTACTCCAAATTCACAAACTACTGTTAAAATCTGGAAGATTGAAGAGTCTTATGACCAATTAATCAATGGATTAGATTTAAAACCAGAGAGTTTAGATCGTGTCTTAGGTATGAAAAGTGAGCTGCATCAACGTGGTTTTTTAAGTGTTAGACACTTGCTTAATGCTTTTGGTTATACCGATCATGATTTATTTTATGACGCGAATGGCAAACCACATTTAAAGGATGGAAAGCATATATCTATAACCCATAGCTTTACATTTTCTGGCGTTATTATTAGCGATACAGAAGTTGGTATAGATATAGAAAGACAGCGCCAAAAAATAGCAGTTATTGCTAAAAAGTTTGTGGCGTACGAGTTTGAATATTTGGATAAAGAAGCTTCTGATTATATTAATAAACTAACTGTTATTTGGGGAATAAAGGAATCTTTATACAAATTGTTTGCAACTCCAGGAATGTTGTTTAAGGAACATTTTTTGGTAATTCCGTTTTCTATAATTGATGCCCAAACGGTTTGTTGGATAGATTATAAGGGTTTAAAAAAACGTTATACTGCCAATTACTTAGAGTTTGAAGGTTTTACTTGTGCTTATGTTATAGAATAA
- the ahcY gene encoding adenosylhomocysteinase yields the protein MSTKNVAYVPNKVKDMSLAAWGRKEINLAEAEMPGLMSLREEYKNEQPLKGARIAGCLHMTIQTAVLIETLQALGAEVTWSSCNIFSTQDQAAAAIADAGTAVYAWKDMTEEEFDWCIEQTLFFGEDRKPLNMILDDGGDLTNMVLDKYPELSAGIKGLSEETTTGVHRLYERVKNGTLTMPAINVNDSVTKSKFDNKYGCKESAVDAIRRATDIMLAGKRVTVCGYGDVGKGTAASFKGAGSIVTVTEIDPICALQAAMDGFEVKKLETVVGNSDIIITTTGNKDIVRAEHFEAMKDKVIVANIGHFDNEIQVGWLNKNHGHTKDTIKPQVDKYNIDGKDIILLAEGRLVNLGCATGHPSFVMSNSFTNQTLAQIELWKNSDNYENDVYMLPKHLDEKVAKLHLEKIGVELTELADYQADYIGVKVEGPYKPEHYRY from the coding sequence ATGAGTACAAAAAACGTTGCTTACGTGCCTAATAAGGTAAAAGACATGTCGCTTGCGGCTTGGGGAAGAAAAGAAATTAATTTAGCCGAAGCAGAAATGCCAGGTTTAATGAGTTTACGTGAAGAATACAAAAACGAACAACCTTTAAAAGGAGCACGTATTGCTGGATGTTTACACATGACTATCCAAACTGCTGTTTTAATTGAAACTTTACAAGCTTTAGGAGCAGAAGTTACTTGGAGCTCTTGTAACATTTTCTCTACACAAGATCAAGCTGCTGCTGCAATTGCAGATGCAGGTACAGCTGTGTACGCTTGGAAAGACATGACTGAAGAAGAATTTGATTGGTGTATCGAGCAAACCTTATTTTTTGGAGAAGACCGTAAGCCATTAAACATGATTTTAGATGATGGTGGAGATTTAACTAACATGGTTTTAGATAAATACCCAGAATTATCTGCAGGAATTAAAGGATTATCTGAAGAAACTACAACAGGAGTACACAGATTATACGAGCGTGTTAAAAACGGTACATTAACAATGCCAGCAATTAACGTAAACGATTCTGTAACTAAATCTAAATTTGACAACAAATACGGATGTAAAGAGTCTGCAGTAGACGCAATACGTCGTGCAACAGACATTATGTTAGCAGGTAAACGTGTAACTGTTTGTGGTTATGGAGACGTTGGTAAAGGTACTGCTGCGTCTTTTAAAGGTGCTGGAAGTATTGTAACAGTAACAGAAATTGACCCAATTTGTGCATTACAAGCAGCAATGGACGGTTTTGAAGTTAAAAAACTAGAAACAGTTGTTGGTAATTCTGATATAATCATTACAACTACAGGTAACAAAGACATTGTACGTGCAGAGCATTTTGAAGCAATGAAAGACAAAGTAATCGTAGCAAACATCGGTCACTTTGATAACGAAATCCAAGTAGGATGGTTAAACAAAAACCATGGTCATACTAAAGACACAATCAAACCTCAGGTTGACAAATACAACATTGATGGTAAAGATATTATCTTGCTTGCCGAAGGACGTTTAGTAAACTTAGGTTGCGCAACAGGACACCCTAGTTTTGTAATGTCTAACTCATTTACAAACCAAACTTTAGCACAAATCGAACTTTGGAAAAATAGCGATAATTACGAAAACGACGTATACATGTTACCAAAGCATTTAGACGAAAAAGTAGCTAAATTACATTTAGAAAAAATTGGTGTAGAGCTAACAGAATTAGCAGATTACCAAGCTGATTATATTGGTGTTAAAGTTGAAGGACCATACAAGCCTGAACATTACAGATACTAA
- a CDS encoding DUF1569 domain-containing protein gives MSIQKLTTAINNLEHHIINHDQSNPKVSKSNIAWHIDHSLKVINNVSIATNTSDPKQFKNNFTLLGKVFFILGFFPRGKAKAPKHVLPPENITKADLTQQITLAKSNITTLTNLGKNAYFKHPLFGHINTKRVPKFLLMHTNHHLKIINDILKQQKTLSK, from the coding sequence ATGTCCATACAAAAACTTACTACAGCCATAAATAATTTAGAACATCACATAATAAATCACGACCAATCAAACCCTAAAGTATCTAAAAGCAATATAGCTTGGCATATAGACCACAGTCTTAAAGTAATAAACAACGTAAGTATTGCTACCAATACATCAGATCCAAAACAATTTAAAAATAACTTTACACTTTTAGGAAAAGTCTTTTTTATATTAGGCTTTTTCCCCAGAGGAAAAGCAAAAGCTCCAAAACATGTACTACCACCAGAAAATATTACTAAAGCAGATTTAACACAACAAATTACATTAGCAAAATCTAATATTACTACACTAACAAACTTAGGCAAAAACGCCTATTTTAAACATCCTTTATTTGGACACATAAATACCAAACGTGTACCCAAATTTTTACTAATGCACACCAACCATCATTTAAAAATTATAAACGACATACTAAAACAACAAAAAACCCTTTCTAAATAA
- the rpmA gene encoding 50S ribosomal protein L27 — translation MAHKKGVGSSKNGRESESKRLGVKIFGGQAAIAGNIIIRQRGNTHHPGENVYQGKDHTLHAKVDGLVKFTKKRDNKSYVSIEPFQA, via the coding sequence ATGGCTCACAAAAAAGGGGTTGGTAGTTCGAAGAATGGTAGAGAATCAGAATCGAAACGTTTAGGCGTAAAGATATTTGGTGGACAAGCTGCTATTGCTGGAAACATTATCATAAGACAAAGAGGTAACACACACCATCCAGGTGAAAACGTATACCAAGGAAAAGATCATACTTTACATGCTAAAGTTGATGGTTTAGTAAAATTTACAAAGAAAAGAGACAATAAGTCTTATGTTTCTATTGAGCCTTTCCAAGCTTAA
- the rplU gene encoding 50S ribosomal protein L21 produces MYAIVEIAGHQFKVEKDQKVFVNRLATEEGEAVSFDNVLLIADGSNITVGAPAIGGAQVSAKVLKHLQGDKVIVFKKKRRKGYRKKNGHRQALTEIVIESIVASGAKPAAKAEKAAPKKETKKVEAKAAPKKAAKASGKADDLKKVEGIGPKIAETLVEAGIATFAELAKTDAAKISEIIAGVRGNHVTDTWPAQAQLAADGKWDELKKWQDELDGGKA; encoded by the coding sequence ATGTACGCAATTGTAGAGATAGCAGGGCATCAATTTAAAGTTGAAAAAGACCAAAAAGTTTTTGTTAACCGTTTAGCAACAGAAGAAGGAGAAGCAGTGTCTTTTGACAATGTCCTTTTAATTGCAGATGGTTCTAACATAACTGTAGGCGCCCCAGCTATAGGCGGAGCACAAGTAAGTGCAAAAGTCTTAAAGCACCTTCAAGGTGATAAAGTTATTGTTTTCAAGAAGAAAAGAAGAAAAGGTTACCGTAAGAAAAACGGACACAGACAAGCCTTAACTGAAATCGTAATTGAAAGTATAGTAGCTTCAGGAGCTAAGCCAGCAGCGAAAGCTGAAAAAGCTGCTCCAAAAAAAGAAACTAAAAAAGTAGAAGCTAAAGCTGCACCTAAAAAGGCTGCTAAAGCATCAGGTAAAGCTGACGACTTGAAAAAAGTTGAAGGTATTGGACCAAAAATTGCTGAAACATTAGTTGAAGCAGGAATCGCTACTTTTGCTGAATTAGCAAAAACTGATGCAGCTAAAATTTCTGAAATTATCGCAGGTGTACGTGGTAATCACGTAACTGACACATGGCCAGCACAAGCTCAATTAGCTGCTGATGGTAAGTGGGATGAGTTAAAGAAATGGCAAGACGAATTAGATGGTGGTAAAGCGTAA
- a CDS encoding DUF4199 domain-containing protein yields MKNISLPVRFGLVISACLIAFFLILSLFNLHTNPFFSLFNGVITGFGIYETIKYYKLQQADKFSYTGGFTVGIIAGFIAAILFTVFFTFYATEVDTEFLTKLLTVFKSDYNVQIGLVAFVVAIMGFATTVVITLTCMQLFKNSRNMPQNQ; encoded by the coding sequence ATGAAAAATATTTCCCTTCCTGTAAGATTTGGGTTAGTTATAAGCGCATGTTTAATTGCCTTTTTTTTAATCCTGTCTTTGTTTAATTTACATACTAATCCTTTTTTTAGTTTATTTAATGGTGTAATAACAGGTTTTGGTATTTATGAAACTATAAAGTATTATAAATTACAACAAGCTGACAAATTTAGTTACACAGGCGGTTTTACCGTAGGTATCATTGCAGGTTTTATAGCTGCAATTTTGTTTACAGTATTTTTTACCTTTTATGCTACAGAAGTTGATACTGAATTTTTGACCAAATTATTAACCGTTTTTAAAAGTGACTATAATGTACAAATAGGCTTAGTTGCTTTTGTTGTTGCGATTATGGGATTTGCAACAACAGTAGTTATTACACTTACTTGTATGCAACTTTTTAAAAATAGCAGAAATATGCCTCAAAATCAATAA